A genomic segment from Brevinematia bacterium encodes:
- a CDS encoding flagellar filament outer layer protein FlaA: MRRVAISVLLLIVTVGVGFAEIERTLIDFGSYEQKIGQYLAREKQNLQNLVDSYKKEGLDLYREWFYSQENAQKLLDIWFDPATWKINNWKVELVSSARFVPNIVNSYVLKVQSAKWGDVMGVRIKFPATPFLSNAKIIPPFRFTPYYLDGTPVDPEGDFSKKQFTEEEKVKSGILMNVLQIKRVSVWVAGRNYKHLMSVIFRNEDGAEEEYFMGALYFQGWRRLAWENPNYIEQVNQRILQRLPLYPRPLPYKELAYFKIYKPQEEQGGDFVVYFKDVAVSFDRAIVYEELDIDDEKYWQILSKEKIEYTKRMLRKIIDQVELVELEKKRKVASQEPTTRQ, translated from the coding sequence ATGAGAAGAGTAGCGATTTCCGTTTTGCTCTTAATAGTAACAGTTGGAGTAGGGTTTGCAGAGATTGAAAGAACTCTCATTGACTTCGGTTCATACGAACAAAAAATTGGCCAGTATCTGGCAAGAGAGAAGCAGAATCTCCAGAACCTAGTTGATAGCTATAAGAAAGAAGGACTAGACTTATACAGAGAATGGTTCTACTCCCAGGAAAACGCCCAAAAGCTTCTGGACATTTGGTTTGATCCAGCAACATGGAAAATAAATAACTGGAAAGTTGAATTGGTCTCATCTGCAAGGTTTGTTCCAAACATTGTCAATTCATACGTGCTGAAGGTCCAAAGTGCGAAATGGGGAGATGTAATGGGTGTGAGAATAAAATTTCCAGCAACACCATTCCTCTCAAACGCTAAAATAATTCCTCCATTCAGATTTACTCCTTACTACCTTGACGGTACACCAGTAGATCCTGAAGGAGACTTCTCAAAAAAGCAGTTTACCGAGGAAGAGAAAGTAAAAAGCGGAATACTGATGAATGTTCTCCAGATCAAGAGAGTTTCCGTATGGGTTGCAGGTAGAAACTATAAACACCTTATGTCTGTTATCTTTAGAAATGAAGACGGTGCAGAAGAAGAATACTTTATGGGAGCATTATATTTCCAAGGATGGAGAAGACTAGCCTGGGAAAACCCAAATTATATTGAACAAGTCAATCAAAGAATTTTACAAAGACTTCCTTTATACCCAAGACCATTACCTTACAAAGAACTGGCTTACTTCAAAATCTACAAACCCCAGGAGGAACAAGGTGGCGACTTCGTTGTATACTTCAAGGACGTCGCTGTTTCATTTGACAGAGCTATAGTTTATGAAGAACTTGACATTGACGATGAGAAATATTGGCAAATACTCTCAAAAGAAAAGATTGAGTATACCAAAAGAATGCTAAGAAAAATAATAGACCAAGTTGAACTTGTTGAATTGGAGAAGAAGAGAAAAGTAGCATCTCAAGAACCAACTACCAGACAATAA